A single region of the Asterias amurensis chromosome 19, ASM3211899v1 genome encodes:
- the LOC139951815 gene encoding uncharacterized protein has protein sequence MDFFRWNETLKSNQQPGSDVIMEILRAPDVPYTHPERLELELTFPIEQVDAERQKPKCAVFSSGNWETKHCKTEKQNGSVQCNCTQGSQIAVLMIEYHTCKHDPCEKVEKTIGSGTGHYYSISIPPRLGDPVSVETEVIPKKQYGSPIYKDAESEVRFCGDVLVVKVLDQAETELTDFHQDPVVLGFPIHSYDASIEEPLCCFLETGSTWSDEGCSVSYTNSTFVQCSCTHLTSFAILMRPFELSPGDERILEILTKIGLALSITCLTVTLLVYAMCRMSSLRIVIHADLAFALLAAHILFLFLETKDEVACRCIAISLHFFLLAAFVWMFLEGAFLLIKATPTFRWKVKMPVWLVVGWGCPAVIVLISMGFNFDGYKNDQACWLSTDFNFRWAFLAPVVVIIMANTALLVKLIFVFMSLQTNKKKDEAQKMKAGLRLVLILEPMLGIPWLFGLFYQSVVFSYIFVILNTLQGVFLFVAQCLLDHEVRRKIMKFNPDKTGTKVMSLTSSTSGQAGKNTGVTSSIMTSQSGAPSRLFVITNKIQKEEEVPDKKPDPELAAPDQEQLATEKQEGSVTSASSLGKIEDIDDDLKIQPERSTSFMSLSMSSGTFGDEGTSEEPEQEPFQPISLSVDSTPGTDEEPDPENSSSSSSPSTASTLEGMEEELELPGSDTAAILNENQDRTDWKVFKEGTSSSASESKNRRKTAWSKDRSALVKIWRP, from the exons ATGGATTTCTTCAGGTGGAATGAAACCCTCAAAAGTAACCAACAGCCTggcagtgacgtcatcatggaGATATTGCGAGCCCCTGATGTTCCATACACGCATCCTGAGCGTCTGGAACTCGAGTTAACATTTCCTATTGAGCAG gTTGATGCAGAAAGGCAAAAGCCTAAATGTGCCGTTTTCTCTTCTGG GAATTGGGAAACAAAACACTGCAAAACTGAGAAACAGAATGGTAGTGTTCAGTGTAATTGTACACAAGGCTCTCAAATTGCTGTATTGAtg ATTGAATACCACACATGCAAACATG ATCCTTGCGAAAAGGTTGAGAAAACGATTGGATCAGGAACTGGACATTACTACTCGATTAGCATACCGCCCCGTCTAGGTGATCCAG TTTCCGTTGAGACCGAAGTTATACCCAAGAAACAATACGGTTCACCAATCTATAAGGATGCTGAGAGTGAAGTTCGGTTTTGTGGTGATGTATTGGTGGTAAAGGTTCTTGATCAGGCCGAGACAGAATTGACAGATTTCCATCAGGATCCCGTGGTGCTTGGATTTCCTATTCACTCG TATGACGCTAGCATAGAGGAACCTTTGTGCTGTTTCCTAGAAACTGGCAG TACTTGGTCAGATGAAGGCTGCAGTGTGAGTTACACGAACTCGACCTTCGTGCAGTGCAGCTGTACTCATCTAACAAGCTTCGCTATACTAATGAGACCA TTTGAACTGAGTCCAGGAGATGAACGAATCCTTGAGATACTGACTAAGATAGGCCTAGCATTGTCAATCACATGCCTTACCGTTACACTATTAGTATACGCTATGTGCAG AATGAGCAGTTTAAGGATTGTGATTCATGCTGATCTCGCATTCGCACTTCTAGCTGCTCACATCTTGTTCTTATTCCTGGAAACAAAAGATGAG GTTGCGTGTAGATGTATCGCCATCAGTCTGCATTTCTTCTTATTGGCTGCCTTTGTTTGGATGTTcctagagggcgctttcctgctgATCAAGGCCACGCCCACTTTCCGGTGGAAAGTAAAGATGCCGGTTTGGCTTGTGGTTGGATGGG GTTGCCCAGCAGTTATCGTTCTTATCTCAATGGGATTCAACTTTGACGGATACAAAAATGATCA GGCTTGCTGGCTGTCAACTGATTTTAATTTCCGCTGGGCGTTTCTAGCACCTGTCGTGGTGATTATCATG GCGAATACAGCGTTACTGGTGAAGCTCATTTTCGTATTTATGTCTCTTCAGACCAACAAAAAGAAAGATGAAGCTCAGAAAATGAA GGCTGGTCTTCGGCTGGTTCTTATCCTGGAGCCTATGCTTGGTATCCCTTGGCTCTTCGGCTTGTTTTACCAATCTGTCGTATTCAGCTATATCTTCGTCATCTTGAATACACTACAG GGCGTGTTCCTTTTCGTTGCTCAATGTCTTCTGGACCATGAG GTGCGTCGTAAAATCATGAAATTTAATCCAGACAAGACTGGAACAAAAGTCATGTCTCTGACGTCATCAACAAGTGGGCAAGCGGGCAAGAACACAGGAGTGACTAGCTCcataatgacgtcacaatcGGGAGCCCCTTCGCGACTTTTCGTCATCaccaacaaaatacaaaaagagGAGGAAGTTCCGGATAAAAAGCCGGACCCGGAGCTTGCAGCGCCGGATCAGGAGCAACTGGCAACAGAGAAGCAAGAGGGTTCAGTGACCTCAGCCTCCAGCCTGGGGAAGATTGAAGACATCGATGACGATTTGAAAATACAACCAGAGAGGTCGACTAGTTTCATGTCACTCAGCATGTCATCCGGAACGTTTGGAGACGAAGGAACGAGTGAAGAACCGGAACAAGAACCCTTTCAACCCATCTCATTGAGCGTTGACAGCACTCCTGGAACCGATGAGGAACCAGATCCAGAGAACTCATCTAGTTCTAGTTCCCCGAGCACAGCCTCAACGTTGGAAGGAATGGAGGAAGAACTAGAGTTGCCGGGAAGTGATacagcagccatcttgaatgaAAATCAAG ATCGAACCGACTGGAAAGTTTTCAAAGAGGGCACGAGTTCCTCTGCCAGTGAGTCGAAAAACCGGCGCAAAACAGCATGGTCGAAAGACAGATCTGCACTGGTAAAAATCTGGCGCCCTTAA